A genomic region of Pseudomonas migulae contains the following coding sequences:
- a CDS encoding BON domain-containing protein, with translation MKKFAIAAATATALTLTMANAAFAQTQATQAPMVLAAGEVTEAKEATSDTWITTKVKADLVTEKGIPGTDIKVETNKGVVSLSSTTAVTDSQKEVAVKIAKNIKGVKAVSADGLKAE, from the coding sequence ATGAAGAAGTTCGCTATCGCTGCCGCTACTGCTACCGCGCTGACCCTGACCATGGCCAACGCTGCATTCGCTCAAACACAAGCGACCCAGGCTCCAATGGTTCTGGCTGCGGGTGAAGTGACAGAAGCCAAGGAAGCTACCTCCGACACCTGGATCACCACCAAAGTCAAAGCTGACCTGGTGACCGAAAAAGGCATTCCTGGTACCGACATCAAGGTTGAAACCAACAAAGGTGTTGTTTCCCTGTCGTCCACCACTGCCGTGACTGACTCCCAAAAAGAAGTTGCGGTGAAAATCGCCAAGAACATCAAAGGCGTCAAAGCGGTCTCCGCTGACGGCCTGAAAGCCGAGTAA
- a CDS encoding pilin has product MNTQKGFTLIELLIVVAIIGILATFALPAYSKYQARAKVTAGLAEIAALKVSFEDLMNAGTLEPTTLAGAGTTTQNCAIAVTGTVASGAGTIVCTLQKAPAPVAGKTITLTRSATTGWSCATGVTADYAPPGCTASAT; this is encoded by the coding sequence ATGAATACTCAAAAAGGTTTTACGCTGATCGAGCTGCTGATCGTGGTGGCGATCATCGGGATTCTGGCGACGTTTGCATTGCCGGCTTACTCGAAATATCAGGCCCGCGCGAAAGTGACGGCGGGGTTGGCGGAGATTGCAGCCTTGAAGGTTTCGTTTGAAGATCTGATGAATGCCGGCACTTTAGAACCCACCACACTGGCAGGCGCCGGTACGACTACGCAGAACTGTGCAATCGCTGTCACCGGTACGGTTGCTTCGGGCGCTGGAACCATCGTCTGCACACTGCAGAAGGCACCCGCTCCTGTAGCAGGTAAAACCATTACGCTGACGCGCAGTGCTACGACGGGCTGGTCATGCGCCACCGGCGTCACTGCCGATTACGCACCGCCTGGTTGCACAGCTTCTGCAACGTAA
- the pilB gene encoding type IV-A pilus assembly ATPase PilB — protein sequence MNDIALSGLAKQLVLAELLTDKSAQQAYQQAQRQKLSLVSYLVQNKLVKSRQVAEIASEHFGMALLDLHSLDKESQPKGLVSEKLVRQHHALPLWRRGNKLFVGVSDPTNHQAINDIQFSTGLNTEAILVEDDKLSDAIEKFFDSHSTGLEDMADVDLDGVDIESMDDRNQDAIAGQDADDAPVVRFVHKMLLDAIKSGSSDLHFEPYEKTYRVRMRTDGMLREVAKPPIQLASRIAARLKVMASLDISERRKPQDGRIKMRLSKSKSIDFRVNTLPTLWGEKVVIRILDPSSAQMGIDALGYEPDQKELYMAALKQPQGMILVTGPTGSGKTVSLYTGLNILNTVDINISTAEDPVEINMEGINQVNVNPKQGLGFAQALRSFLRQDPDVIMVGEIRDLETAEIAIKAAQTGHLVLSTLHTNSAAETLTRLHNMGIQGFNIATSVSLIIAQRLARKLCPHCKRPIDIPREALIKEGFPEERIGSFTIYEPVGCDQCNVGYKGRVGIYEVVKNTPDLQRLIMAEGNSLEIDIQMRKDGFNDLRTSGLIKAMQGITSLEEINRVTKD from the coding sequence ATGAATGACATCGCCCTTAGCGGTCTGGCCAAGCAATTGGTCCTGGCCGAACTGCTCACTGACAAAAGCGCGCAACAGGCGTATCAGCAAGCCCAACGCCAGAAACTCTCCCTGGTCAGTTATCTGGTGCAGAACAAACTGGTGAAGAGCCGTCAGGTCGCCGAGATTGCCTCGGAGCATTTCGGGATGGCCCTGCTGGACCTCCACTCCCTGGACAAAGAGTCCCAACCCAAAGGACTGGTCAGCGAAAAACTGGTTCGCCAGCACCACGCCCTGCCCCTCTGGCGGCGCGGCAACAAGTTGTTCGTCGGGGTTTCCGACCCGACCAATCACCAGGCCATCAACGATATCCAGTTCAGCACCGGGCTGAACACCGAAGCCATTCTGGTGGAGGACGACAAGCTCAGCGACGCCATCGAGAAATTTTTCGACAGCCATAGTACTGGCCTCGAAGACATGGCCGACGTCGACCTCGATGGCGTCGACATCGAGTCGATGGATGACCGCAACCAGGACGCCATCGCCGGGCAAGACGCCGACGACGCGCCGGTGGTGCGCTTTGTCCACAAGATGTTGCTCGACGCGATCAAGAGCGGCTCCTCCGACCTGCACTTCGAACCCTATGAGAAAACCTACCGCGTGCGGATGCGCACGGACGGCATGTTGCGTGAAGTCGCCAAGCCACCGATTCAACTGGCCAGCCGCATCGCTGCGCGCCTGAAAGTCATGGCCAGCCTCGACATTTCCGAGCGGCGCAAACCCCAGGACGGGCGGATCAAGATGCGCCTGTCCAAGAGCAAGTCCATCGACTTCCGGGTCAATACCCTGCCGACCCTGTGGGGCGAGAAAGTGGTGATCCGGATCCTCGACCCGTCCAGCGCACAAATGGGCATCGACGCCCTCGGCTACGAGCCGGACCAGAAAGAGCTGTACATGGCCGCGTTGAAGCAGCCGCAAGGGATGATTCTGGTGACCGGGCCTACCGGTTCGGGCAAGACCGTGTCGCTCTACACCGGGCTGAATATCCTCAACACCGTTGACATCAACATCTCCACCGCCGAAGACCCGGTGGAGATCAACATGGAAGGCATCAACCAGGTCAACGTCAATCCCAAGCAGGGGTTGGGGTTTGCCCAGGCGCTGCGTTCGTTTTTGCGGCAAGATCCGGACGTGATCATGGTCGGCGAGATCCGCGACCTGGAAACCGCCGAGATCGCCATCAAGGCGGCCCAGACCGGCCACCTGGTGCTGTCGACCCTGCACACCAACAGCGCTGCGGAAACCCTGACCCGCCTGCACAACATGGGCATTCAGGGGTTCAACATCGCGACGTCGGTCAGCCTGATCATCGCCCAGCGCCTGGCGCGCAAACTGTGCCCCCATTGCAAGAGACCCATCGATATTCCCCGCGAGGCTTTGATCAAGGAAGGCTTCCCCGAGGAACGCATCGGCTCGTTCACGATCTATGAGCCGGTCGGTTGCGACCAGTGCAACGTCGGCTACAAGGGGCGCGTGGGGATTTATGAAGTGGTGAAGAACACACCCGATCTGCAACGGCTGATCATGGCCGAAGGCAATTCGCTGGAAATCGATATCCAGATGCGCAAGGACGGCTTCAACGACCTGCGTACTTCCGGGCTGATCAAGGCCATGCAAGGCATCACCAGCCTTGAAGAAATCAACCGGGTCACCAAGGACTGA
- a CDS encoding type II secretion system F family protein — MAVKAAKISVYAWEGTDKKGTKMTGELSGQNPALIKAQLRKQGINPGKVRKKSASIFSLGKRIKAHDIALFTRQMATMMKAGVPLLQSFDIIGEGFDNPAMRKLVDDVKQEVAAGNSFAAALRKKPQYFDELYCNLVDAGEQAGALDTLLERVATYKEKSESLKAKIKKAMTYPLAVVFVAIIVTGILLVKVVPQFESVFKGFGAQLPGFTVMVIGLSQFMQDWWWVMLGALIAAIFGARHAFKTSQAFRDRTDTWLLKLPLIGTLMYKSAVARYARTLSTTFAAGVPLVEALESVAGATGNIVFKRAVLRIKQDVSTGMQLNFSMRTSGIFPNMAIQMTAIGEESGALDDMLDKVASFYEAEVDNMVDNLTSLMEPFIMVVLGVIVGGLVVAMYLPIFQLGNAI; from the coding sequence ATGGCGGTCAAAGCAGCAAAAATCAGTGTGTACGCCTGGGAAGGCACGGATAAAAAAGGCACGAAGATGACCGGCGAACTCAGCGGTCAGAACCCGGCGTTGATCAAGGCGCAACTGCGCAAGCAAGGCATCAACCCGGGCAAGGTGCGCAAGAAATCCGCCTCGATTTTCAGCCTCGGCAAACGCATCAAGGCACATGACATTGCCCTGTTCACCCGGCAGATGGCGACCATGATGAAAGCCGGGGTGCCGCTGTTGCAGTCGTTCGACATCATCGGCGAGGGCTTCGATAACCCGGCCATGCGCAAACTGGTGGACGACGTGAAACAGGAGGTCGCGGCGGGTAACAGCTTCGCCGCCGCCCTGCGCAAAAAACCGCAGTATTTCGATGAGCTCTACTGCAACCTGGTCGATGCCGGCGAGCAGGCCGGCGCGCTGGACACCCTGTTGGAGCGTGTCGCGACCTACAAGGAAAAGAGTGAAAGCCTCAAGGCCAAGATCAAGAAAGCCATGACGTATCCGCTGGCCGTGGTGTTCGTTGCGATCATCGTCACCGGGATTCTGCTGGTCAAGGTGGTGCCGCAGTTCGAGTCGGTGTTCAAAGGATTTGGTGCGCAATTGCCGGGGTTCACGGTGATGGTCATCGGCCTGTCGCAGTTCATGCAGGATTGGTGGTGGGTGATGTTGGGGGCTTTGATTGCGGCGATATTCGGTGCGCGCCATGCCTTCAAGACATCGCAAGCCTTTCGGGACCGGACCGACACCTGGCTGCTGAAACTGCCGCTGATTGGCACGTTGATGTACAAGTCCGCCGTGGCCCGTTACGCCCGTACACTGTCGACGACCTTCGCCGCTGGCGTGCCGCTGGTCGAGGCGCTGGAATCCGTGGCGGGCGCGACCGGCAATATCGTGTTCAAGCGCGCAGTGCTGCGTATCAAGCAGGACGTGTCGACGGGGATGCAGCTGAATTTCTCCATGCGCACCTCCGGCATCTTTCCGAACATGGCGATCCAGATGACCGCCATTGGTGAAGAGTCCGGCGCACTGGATGACATGCTCGACAAGGTCGCCAGTTTCTATGAGGCCGAAGTCGACAACATGGTCGATAACCTCACCAGCCTGATGGAGCCGTTCATCATGGTGGTGCTGGGTGTTATCGTCGGCGGCCTGGTGGTTGCGATGTACCTGCCCATCTTCCAACTCGGCAATGCGATCTGA
- a CDS encoding prepilin peptidase: protein MPLNEILTLYPLAFVVIALVVGLLVGSFLNVVIWRLPKMLAREWRLQAYDILGLPGETPQPTYNLMLPHSQCPHCGHRIRAWENIPLLSFVFLRGRCSSCATPISKRYPLTELACGLLSAFIAWHFGFGWQAVMVLVLSWGLLGMSLIDAEHQLLPDVLVLPLLWLGLIVNSFGLFVPLTEALWGAIAGYMTLWAVFWLFKLITGKDGIGHGDFKLLALLGAWGGWQILPLTLLLSSLVGAVIGVILLSLRNAKTSTPIPFGPYLAIAGWIALLWGGQITGFYWQFVGLK from the coding sequence ATGCCCCTGAACGAAATCCTGACCCTGTACCCGCTAGCGTTTGTCGTCATTGCTCTGGTGGTCGGCTTGCTGGTCGGCAGCTTCCTCAACGTGGTGATCTGGCGCCTGCCGAAAATGCTCGCACGCGAGTGGCGGCTGCAGGCCTACGACATTCTGGGCCTGCCGGGCGAAACGCCGCAGCCGACCTACAACCTGATGCTGCCCCACTCCCAGTGCCCGCACTGCGGGCACCGGATCCGCGCCTGGGAAAACATTCCGCTGCTCAGTTTTGTGTTTTTACGTGGACGATGCTCAAGCTGCGCTACGCCCATCAGCAAACGCTATCCATTGACCGAACTGGCCTGCGGTTTGCTGTCAGCGTTCATCGCCTGGCATTTCGGTTTCGGTTGGCAAGCCGTGATGGTGCTGGTGTTGAGTTGGGGCTTGCTGGGCATGAGCCTGATCGACGCCGAGCATCAACTGTTGCCGGATGTCCTGGTGCTGCCGCTGCTGTGGCTGGGACTGATCGTCAACAGCTTCGGGTTGTTCGTGCCGTTGACTGAGGCGTTGTGGGGCGCAATTGCTGGCTACATGACGCTGTGGGCTGTGTTCTGGCTGTTCAAGCTGATCACCGGCAAGGACGGCATCGGCCACGGCGACTTCAAGCTGTTGGCCCTGCTGGGCGCTTGGGGAGGCTGGCAGATTTTGCCGCTGACCCTGCTGTTGTCGTCCCTGGTCGGCGCCGTGATCGGCGTTATTTTACTGAGCCTGCGCAACGCGAAAACCTCGACGCCGATCCCCTTCGGTCCCTATCTGGCGATTGCCGGCTGGATTGCGTTGCTCTGGGGTGGTCAAATAACCGGCTTCTATTGGCAGTTTGTCGGTTTGAAATGA
- the coaE gene encoding dephospho-CoA kinase (Dephospho-CoA kinase (CoaE) performs the final step in coenzyme A biosynthesis.), giving the protein MNTPVEKPWILGLTGGIGSGKSAAAQHFIDLGVHVVDADHAARWVVEPGRPALTRIAEHFGPGVLQADGQLDRAALRKLIFEVPEQRLWLEALLHPLIAKEIADHLGKAQSPYAILVSPLLIESGQYAMTQRVLVIDAPEQLQIERTLQRDQISEQQVHAILKAQSSRQDRVSHADDVVVNDRDLAWLHSEVERLHHFYLTLRGGQS; this is encoded by the coding sequence ATGAATACCCCTGTGGAAAAACCCTGGATTCTCGGCCTGACCGGCGGCATCGGCAGCGGCAAAAGCGCGGCGGCCCAGCACTTCATCGACCTGGGCGTGCACGTGGTCGATGCCGATCATGCCGCACGCTGGGTCGTGGAGCCCGGTCGCCCGGCACTGACCCGGATCGCCGAACATTTCGGCCCCGGCGTGTTGCAAGCCGACGGTCAACTGGATCGTGCGGCGTTGCGCAAACTGATCTTCGAAGTGCCTGAGCAACGCCTCTGGCTCGAGGCGCTTTTGCATCCGCTGATCGCGAAGGAAATCGCCGATCACCTGGGCAAGGCACAATCGCCTTACGCGATTCTGGTTTCGCCGTTGCTGATCGAGTCCGGGCAATACGCCATGACCCAGCGCGTGCTGGTGATCGATGCGCCCGAACAACTGCAGATCGAACGCACCCTGCAGCGCGACCAGATCAGCGAACAACAGGTTCACGCCATCCTCAAGGCGCAATCCAGCCGCCAGGATCGCGTAAGCCATGCCGACGATGTGGTGGTCAATGACCGCGACCTCGCCTGGCTGCACAGCGAGGTCGAGCGCCTGCATCACTTTTACCTTACTTTGCGTGGAGGCCAGTCATGA
- the yacG gene encoding DNA gyrase inhibitor YacG, which yields MSQIPTVECPTCGAPVEWTAESTFRPFCSDRCKLIDLGAWASEEHKIPVSPDAEDDLFSEDFEPRH from the coding sequence ATGAGCCAGATCCCAACCGTCGAATGCCCAACCTGCGGCGCCCCTGTCGAATGGACCGCCGAGAGCACCTTCCGGCCATTCTGTTCGGACCGCTGCAAACTGATCGACCTGGGCGCCTGGGCGTCAGAAGAACACAAGATTCCGGTGAGCCCGGATGCTGAGGACGATCTGTTCAGCGAAGATTTCGAACCGCGTCACTGA
- a CDS encoding energy-coupling factor ABC transporter permease, whose amino-acid sequence MIGAELLSPETLTVGWLIYVPALIWAVARAPWVELFSDNRRQHLLFGTVFALFMLWLVRRDFDTGVSYHFIGMTAVTLLLDWPMAIIGGLVAQAGLVLLGRQDLAAVGVNGALLILLPVLVTECCAILVERAQPRNPFVYIFVSGFFAAALSALLCLLLALWLLWFDELFAMPYWLEDFVGYLWLIIFPEAFINGMVVSALVVFCPEWLETFNRTRYLSAPWKDDDPKS is encoded by the coding sequence ATGATCGGCGCCGAGCTACTGTCCCCGGAAACCCTCACAGTCGGATGGCTGATCTACGTACCCGCACTGATCTGGGCCGTCGCGCGTGCCCCGTGGGTTGAGCTGTTCAGCGACAACCGCCGCCAGCACCTGCTATTCGGCACAGTATTCGCCCTGTTCATGCTCTGGCTGGTACGACGGGATTTCGACACCGGCGTGTCCTACCACTTCATCGGCATGACCGCCGTGACCCTGCTCCTGGACTGGCCGATGGCGATCATCGGCGGATTGGTGGCCCAAGCAGGCCTGGTATTACTCGGGCGCCAGGACCTCGCCGCCGTCGGGGTAAACGGCGCACTGTTGATTCTGCTGCCCGTGCTGGTCACCGAATGCTGCGCCATCCTGGTAGAACGCGCGCAACCGCGTAATCCCTTCGTGTACATCTTCGTTTCGGGGTTCTTCGCGGCGGCGTTGTCGGCATTGCTGTGCCTGCTGCTGGCGCTGTGGCTGCTGTGGTTCGACGAGCTGTTCGCCATGCCCTATTGGCTGGAAGATTTCGTCGGCTACCTGTGGCTGATCATTTTTCCGGAAGCGTTCATCAACGGCATGGTGGTCAGCGCGCTGGTGGTGTTCTGCCCGGAATGGCTGGAGACCTTCAACCGCACACGCTACCTTTCGGCGCCCTGGAAAGACGACGATCCGAAGTCTTGA